A window of Chryseobacterium sp. IHB B 17019 genomic DNA:
ACTAGTATGCTACTTCCATTTTCACTTTCTTGCCCTTTAATTTTTCATTACTTAATTTCCTGAGGACTGCATTTACTTTATTCCTTGAAACAGCAACATAAGAGGTAGTATCTTTTACTTCGATCAAACCAAGCTCTTCTTTTTGAAGTTCGCCTTTTTTGATAAGATAGCCCACAATATCCACTTTATTGACCTTATCTTTTTTACCTGCACTGATATAAATCGTCTGGAAAGGCGTTTTCTCAGGAACTTTATTGAACCCAGCAACGCTTTCTTCCGGAGTATTGTTTTTTATGAAAGGAAAATTTTCATCTTCGGTCATGATTAAATAAGCGAAACCTTTGGCATTCATCCTCGCGGTACGGCCGTTTCTGTGGATAAAAGCATCTTCTTTCGGAGGTAGCTGATAATGAACGATAGATTCCACTTCCGGAACGTCCAAACCTCTTGACGCTAAGTCGGTTGTGATCAGAATTCTCGCGGAATCATTCCTGAATTTCAGTAAAGCACGTTCTCTTTCGTCCTGTTCCATTCCGCCGTGGAAAGTTTCCCTGTCGATTCCTTTTTCAGCTAAAAGGTCAGAGATACGGTCGACAGCTTCACGGTGATTACAGAAAATCAAAGTTCTTTTGTTGCCTATTTTACAGATCAGATGGAAAAGAGTGTCCAGTTTTTCTTCTGAAGTCGTCATTACTTTTCTTAACTGAATATCGGGTTTTGCTTCACTTAATTTTAAAAAATCAATAACTTTTTCATTCTTCAATCCTGTGAATTTTGGAATTTCATCCATTGCCGTTGCGGAAGTCAGGATTCTTTGAGAAGTATTTTTTAATGAATTTAAAATATATTCCATATCCTCATGAAAACCGAGTTCCAATGCTTTATCAAATTCATCTAAAACCAAAGTTTTAATAGTTTTCGGGTCAAAATTATTGTTTCTTAAATGGTAAGCAACTCTTCCCGGCGTCCCGATCAACACGGCCGGGGCTTCAATTAAGTTATTGACTTCAATTTTTTTATCGTGACCGCCATAGCAGACAGAAACTTTAAAATCCGTTCCCATTGATTTGAAAACCTGCTCGATCTGCAACGCTAGTTCTCTCGCAGGAACCAAAATTAAAGCCTGAATTCCCGAAGTGTTTTTTTTCAGATTTCTAAGCATTGGAAATAAAAATCCAAGAGTTTTTCCTGATCCGGTAGGAGAGAGTAAAACGATATCAGTCTCGTTTTCAGAAGCTTTATATATAGATTTCTGCATCTGATTCATATCCTGAATCTGCAGTTTGTCATAGATTGATTGTAGTTCCATGCTGCAAAGGTAGTGAATTCGAGTTTTAGAGGTTTGAGAGTTTTAGGGTTATAGTATTTAATTTTATGAGGGCAAAAAATAAATTAATCTTAAACAAAAACACATTAGCCGTAACAAAAAAGGATGCCGTTGCAATCGGGGCTAGGTGCTTGTCGCTGTTTCAATTATCCCAATAACCACAACATTTGTCATCCTGAAAGGATCTCTTCAATATTAGTTATGTTTTAGGTAATTGTGAGGAGCGAAGTGACGAAGCAATCTCATTATATTATTTAGGTTAATATTTTATTATTAACTGTCAAGACCCTTTCAGGATGACAAATGTTGTGGTTAGGCCTAGTGTTTTATTACAATAATTTTCTGAATTATGTTCGCGATAACGACGACAAAGTTCTAGGTGAGAATTCCCCTCCTCTGGTGGGGTGGCGGAAATTCAAGAATTTTTGACGGGGTGGTTTCAACAGTATCATTTCCTAGCCCAGTAATGATAACCCCGCAGTAGCGAAGAAAAAAGCGATGGAACGAAGAGTATGAGTGGATAGCTGGAAAAGCTTCTAAAAAATAATTAAACCTTTGGGTTTGATTATGAGGGAGTTAAGTGTTGTTTTGGGATCTTTGAAACTGTTGTTTATATAAAATAAATTCACTATCTTTGCACCCACTTTTGTGGCGAAAGGTTTGAAGAGTAAATTATTATAAATTAATTACTTCCGTATTTTTTAATCCGCATTTATTCAGACCGTTAAAAAAGAAGGAATACAAATTTTATTAGAAAATGTCAAAAGAGACAAATTCAGCAGAGGTTATTTTAAACCAAAACGTAGCACCGGAACAATTTGATTGGGATTCATTCGAATCAGGTCTTGATGCAGATGCGAGAAAAGAAAAAAGCGATCTTGAAGAAATCTATAACGGATCTCTTAGCAGCTTAAACGACAACGATGTTATCGTAGGTAAAGTTGTAAGATTGACAGACAAAGAAGCTATCGTAGACATCGATTTCAAATCTGAAGGTGTTATTTCTCTTAACGAATTCCGTTACAACCCAGGCCTTAAAGTAGGTGATGATGTTGAAGTAATGGTAGACAGAAGAGAAGACAAAACAGGACAGTTACAATTATCTCACAGAAAAGCTAGAACGCTTAAAGCTTGGGATAGAGTAAACGAGCTTCACGAAACTGGAGAAATAGTAAACGGTTTTGTAAAATCAAGAACTAAAGGAGGTATGATCGTTGACGTACACGGAATCGAAGCATTCTTACCTGGTTCTCAGATCGACGTTAAGCCAATTAAAGATTACGATCAGTTTGTAGGTAAAACTATGGAATTCAAAGTTGTGAAAATCAACCCTGAGTTCAAAAACGTAGTTGTATCTCACAAAGCATTGATCGAAGCAGATATCGAAGGTCAGAAAAAAGAAATCATCGCTCAGTTAGAAAAAGGACAAGTTCTTGAAGGTACTGTTAAGAATATTACTTCTTACGGTGTATTCATCGACCTTGGAGGTGTTGATGGATTGATCCACATTACAGACCTTTCTTGGTCTAGAGTGAACCACCCATCTGAAATCCTTGAGGACGGACAGACTGTAAAAGTTGTTATCCTTGACTTTGATGATGAGAAAACAAGAATCCAATTGGGTATGAAGCAATTAGAAGCTCATCCTTGGGATGCTCTTTCTGCTGACATGAAAGTAGGTGACAAAGTAAAAGGAAAAGTAGTAGTTCTTGCTGACTATGGTGCATTCGTAGAAATCGCTCCAGGTGTAGAAGGATTGATCCACGTTTCTGAAATGTCTTGGTCTACTCACTTGAGATCTGCAGGTGACTTCGTAAAAGTAGGTGATGAGGTAGAAGCTGAAGTACTTACTTTAGATAGAGACGAAAGAAAAATTTCTCTTGGTATCAAACAATTATCTAAAGATCCATGGGAAAATATCGAAACTAAATATCCTGTAGGTTCTAAGCATGTAGGAACTGTAAGAAACTTCACAAACTTTGGTGTATTCGTAGAGTTGGAAGAAGGTATCGACGGTTTGATCTACATCTCTGATCTTTCTTGGACTAAGAAAATCAAGCACCCGTCTGAGTTCTGCGCAGTTGGTGATAAATTAGATGTTATCGTTCTTGAGCTTGATATCCAGGCTAGAAGATTATCTCTAGGTCACAAGCAATTGACAGACAACCCTTGGGATGCATTCGAAACTAAGTATGCTGAAGGAACTATCCACGCTGGTAAAGCGGTAGAAGTTCACGATAAAGGTGCTTCTGTACAATTTGAAGATGTTGAGGTTGAAGCATTCTGCCCTTCAAGATTATTAGAGAAAGAAGATGGATCTAAAATCAAAAAAGGTGAAGAAGCTGATTTCAAAGTAATCGAATTCAACAAAGAATTCAAGAGAGTAGTAGTTTCTCACACAGGTATCTTCAGAGATGAAGAGAAGAAAAACTCTAGAGAAGCTTCTAACAACAATAGATCTAATAACAATACATCTTCTTCAAACAACGAAGAAAGATCAACTCTTGGAGATATTGATGCATTAGCAGAATTGAAAAGAAAAATGGAAGAAGGTAAATAATCCTTGATTCATTTATAATATTGAAGCCACTCGTTTGAGTGGCTTTTTTTATGTTTAATTTTAAAGTATTTCAATTAAATAGTTAAAATTTTAAATTTTATTTCACTAAATAAAGAAAAAAAATATTATTTTAGACAAACCAAAACAAACTTTAACTATGAAAAAAGCATTTTTATTTTTGCTTATGACATTTCTTATGTCATTAAACGCACTAAAAGCCCAGTCTCAGGGTGGAGATTACGTTATTATTATGGATAACAGTGGATCCATTACACCATATTATGATGATATGGAGAAAAGTGTACACAGGCTCGTTGATCAGATTCTTGGTTGTAATGAAAAGAACAGAGTTTCTGTCGTGCATTACGGAACAGGCCTTCATAATCAGGGTAATCCCACATACGCACCGAGAATCTACATTGAATCCGACTTTACAAATGATCCAACAACAGCTCACAGCTTCACAAGAAGATTAAATGTTGGAGACCATTTTCATGAAGCACTTGGGTTAGTTGGTAATGCAATTGACAATATCTCGAACATAAACATTGTAAGTCCGCAAACTACATTAAACAGAGATTATTCACAACCCCTTAAAGTGGTTGTCTTCACAGATGGAGGCAGGGGAGCCGGCGACCTTAACGCAGGATCTTACCTGGTGAATTACTACAATCCTACCATGAATACGGCGGCGGCTTTTAGTAATATAAATGATTTTAAAGTTAATAGAAAAGCTATTTTTGCAGTTGTACACATGAGCTATGATACAGCTTCTACGGAAGCGGGTGCAGCAATTGCCAGTGTAGGAGGTTCTTATATGGGAAATATTGAAGTGCAGCCGGGAGATCCTCAGAATAACAATATTCCGAGAATGTATTACCCAAGAACCAACTTTGTGATGAGTGATCAGGATATCAAGGAAATTGTCATAGATATTTGCGATTATTCTTGGGGTGGCGGTTCTGTTCAGTTCTGGCATGAGTCTAATATGTGTAATTTAAATTCAGTACAATCGGTTTATGGAAATTACTACCTTCCGCCTGGGGCTAATTTTGGAGCTTTAAAATTATTCCTAAGAGATATTGCAACAGGTAACGAAGTTCCGGTAGACTATAACCCGACTTTCACAGGAACAGATTTCTACGAATGGCTTACTACGGCAGCTTTTCCTTCTCCACCAACTTCCGGACAGCACAAATTTATAATGAGGTTATACTACGAAGTAGGAGGAGTTCAGTATATTGCAACTTCACTAAACCAATATCCGTTCTTCCCAATTGATTTTGATATGTCTTGCTCCAAAATGGCACCATCTTCAAGCTCAAAAAGAATTCAAAACGATCAGATCGACAGAAATGCAGATCCAAACCATGTAAAAAAAGACATCACTGTTACTGAAACGAAACAATTCCAATTGAGTCCAAATCCTACTCAAGGGACATTTAAAATTGTTTTAAATGAAGGTTTTGAAAATGGAACAGTTGACGTTACTGATCTTAGCGGAAACAAAGTATATACAACGTCTTTTAAACAACAAAAAGAAATTGATGTAGATTTAACGAACCAAAAAGAGGGAATTTATCTTGTCAAAATAATTTCCAATCAGGGCGAAATATATGCAGAAAAGCTAATTAAAAAATAATTATAATAATCACATACGATTTAAGAGTCGGCGCAAATTTATTTGCGCCAATTTTTTTTATCTATCACTACAGTCATTCCAATTATTTCAATGAATAAATTGTAACTTTGCAGGCTGTTTAAAGTGAATTATGGAGAAGAAAAATATACTAAAAGGAGTTTTATTTGTAGGAATTGGTGCTAGTATATATGGTATGTTGGCGACTTTTGTTAAGCTTGCCTATCAGGAAGGTTATACGACTTCGGAGGTTACAACTTCACAATTCTTATTAGGTTTAGTAGGGCTTTTAATACTGAATTTTATTCAAACTATTACATCAAAAAAAACATTGCCTTCACCCACCGGAAAAGAATTTACTGGTTTATTAGTAGCTGGAACTTCTTTAGGATGCACCAGCTTATTCTATTACCTTGCTGTTCAGTATATTAATGTTTCTATTGCGATTGTACTATTGATGCAGTCAGTATGGTTTAGTGTGGTCGTCGAAAGTTTTATAACGAAAAAAATACCTAATGCACGAAAAATTGTTTCGGTAATTATTGTTTTGGTGGGAACCGTTCTGGCAACTAATCTCATAAATACGGAAATTAATCTCGATTTCAAGGGTATTTTCTGGGGATTAATGGCCGCCGCTTCTTACACCGCGACTATGTTCACATCGAACACTTTGGCGATACGCTTACCTGTTTTCAGGAAGAGTATTATTATGCTTTCGGGCGGGTCAATTGTTGTTTTTGTGTTTCTGTTTTTTGCTCAGATCGGGCCTTTGCATTTCGATGCTCTAAAATCAATTTATTTAAATTTTACTGAAAATACAGAACATATCCACTCTTTCCGTTATTCGATTCTTTGGAAATATGGTTTTGTTTTGGCATTGTTTGGAACCATCATTCCGCCGATTTTATTTAATATTGGTTTCCCCAATGCAGGTTTGGGATTGGGAAGTATCGTTTCTTCACTGGAGCTTCCGGTTTCTGTGACAATGGCTTTTATTTTGTTGGGTGAAAAAGTGATCTTTGTTCAATGGTTGGGAATTGTTTTGATTCTTTTTGCTATTGTTCTGATGAATCTGCCTTCTCAGAAAAAGTATACAATGGCTGAGGCTTCTTAAAAAATCTTAATTAAATTAAAAATAACTATAAATAACCGTTTCTTTTGAATCGGTTTTTTTTAATTTTAATACCTAAATATACTTTTCATGAAAAATTTTAAGAATGCTGTTACTGTTTTAATGCTATCGATTGCTTCAAATTTTATGTTTTCTCAGGTAAAACCCCTGGATGCTGAACTTACTAATTATCAATATCCCTACGAAGTTCATTTTCTGAATTTTAAATCTCAAAATAACGACCTGAAAATGGAGTATATGGATGTAAAACCT
This region includes:
- a CDS encoding T9SS type A sorting domain-containing protein yields the protein MKKAFLFLLMTFLMSLNALKAQSQGGDYVIIMDNSGSITPYYDDMEKSVHRLVDQILGCNEKNRVSVVHYGTGLHNQGNPTYAPRIYIESDFTNDPTTAHSFTRRLNVGDHFHEALGLVGNAIDNISNINIVSPQTTLNRDYSQPLKVVVFTDGGRGAGDLNAGSYLVNYYNPTMNTAAAFSNINDFKVNRKAIFAVVHMSYDTASTEAGAAIASVGGSYMGNIEVQPGDPQNNNIPRMYYPRTNFVMSDQDIKEIVIDICDYSWGGGSVQFWHESNMCNLNSVQSVYGNYYLPPGANFGALKLFLRDIATGNEVPVDYNPTFTGTDFYEWLTTAAFPSPPTSGQHKFIMRLYYEVGGVQYIATSLNQYPFFPIDFDMSCSKMAPSSSSKRIQNDQIDRNADPNHVKKDITVTETKQFQLSPNPTQGTFKIVLNEGFENGTVDVTDLSGNKVYTTSFKQQKEIDVDLTNQKEGIYLVKIISNQGEIYAEKLIKK
- a CDS encoding DEAD/DEAH box helicase, producing the protein MELQSIYDKLQIQDMNQMQKSIYKASENETDIVLLSPTGSGKTLGFLFPMLRNLKKNTSGIQALILVPARELALQIEQVFKSMGTDFKVSVCYGGHDKKIEVNNLIEAPAVLIGTPGRVAYHLRNNNFDPKTIKTLVLDEFDKALELGFHEDMEYILNSLKNTSQRILTSATAMDEIPKFTGLKNEKVIDFLKLSEAKPDIQLRKVMTTSEEKLDTLFHLICKIGNKRTLIFCNHREAVDRISDLLAEKGIDRETFHGGMEQDERERALLKFRNDSARILITTDLASRGLDVPEVESIVHYQLPPKEDAFIHRNGRTARMNAKGFAYLIMTEDENFPFIKNNTPEESVAGFNKVPEKTPFQTIYISAGKKDKVNKVDIVGYLIKKGELQKEELGLIEVKDTTSYVAVSRNKVNAVLRKLSNEKLKGKKVKMEVAY
- a CDS encoding EamA family transporter; the protein is MEKKNILKGVLFVGIGASIYGMLATFVKLAYQEGYTTSEVTTSQFLLGLVGLLILNFIQTITSKKTLPSPTGKEFTGLLVAGTSLGCTSLFYYLAVQYINVSIAIVLLMQSVWFSVVVESFITKKIPNARKIVSVIIVLVGTVLATNLINTEINLDFKGIFWGLMAAASYTATMFTSNTLAIRLPVFRKSIIMLSGGSIVVFVFLFFAQIGPLHFDALKSIYLNFTENTEHIHSFRYSILWKYGFVLALFGTIIPPILFNIGFPNAGLGLGSIVSSLELPVSVTMAFILLGEKVIFVQWLGIVLILFAIVLMNLPSQKKYTMAEAS
- the rpsA gene encoding 30S ribosomal protein S1 codes for the protein MSKETNSAEVILNQNVAPEQFDWDSFESGLDADARKEKSDLEEIYNGSLSSLNDNDVIVGKVVRLTDKEAIVDIDFKSEGVISLNEFRYNPGLKVGDDVEVMVDRREDKTGQLQLSHRKARTLKAWDRVNELHETGEIVNGFVKSRTKGGMIVDVHGIEAFLPGSQIDVKPIKDYDQFVGKTMEFKVVKINPEFKNVVVSHKALIEADIEGQKKEIIAQLEKGQVLEGTVKNITSYGVFIDLGGVDGLIHITDLSWSRVNHPSEILEDGQTVKVVILDFDDEKTRIQLGMKQLEAHPWDALSADMKVGDKVKGKVVVLADYGAFVEIAPGVEGLIHVSEMSWSTHLRSAGDFVKVGDEVEAEVLTLDRDERKISLGIKQLSKDPWENIETKYPVGSKHVGTVRNFTNFGVFVELEEGIDGLIYISDLSWTKKIKHPSEFCAVGDKLDVIVLELDIQARRLSLGHKQLTDNPWDAFETKYAEGTIHAGKAVEVHDKGASVQFEDVEVEAFCPSRLLEKEDGSKIKKGEEADFKVIEFNKEFKRVVVSHTGIFRDEEKKNSREASNNNRSNNNTSSSNNEERSTLGDIDALAELKRKMEEGK